Below is a window of Arthrobacter sp. SLBN-112 DNA.
TCGAAGGCTGCCCGGGCCGCGGCGATGGCGCGTTCGGCGTCCTCACGGTCGCCTTCGGACACCATGGCGACTACTTCGCCGTCGGCGGGATTGCGGATCTCCCGGGCGGCGCCGGAGGCTGCCGGTTCCCAGCGGCCGTTGATGAACAGGGTGCGGGGCGTGTCGCGGAGGGCGCGTGCGGCGGCGTCTCCGTCTGCTGTGGCGTAAGTCATACCGAGCACAATAATGGAGATTGAACGACTGTTCAATACTTTTCTTGAACAGTCGTTCAATGCTACGCCCGCCACTATCCGCGTGGTACGGCGGGTGGCCTCAGTCCAGGCCGGGTTCCGGGGAGGTTCCTGTGTCGTCCGGAACCGGTGCGAAGGCGATCTCCTCCGTACGGGCGATGCTCCGCTGGGTGGCAGCCCGGTCCACGCCGAGGAGGGCGGTCAACCACATGCCGTTTTGGATGACGACAATATCGGCGGCCCGATCCCTGCATGCCTTCCAAGGGAGTTCAGGAATCGCATTGGACACCAGTGTGGCGAGCCCGTCCAGGTACCGGTCGAACGCGGCGGCGTTGATCTGGGCGTAATCCTCGTCGGCCCGGGCCAGGGCCCACAGGTGCAAGCGCAGTGACAGGTAGCGGGTGGTCAGCAAGTCTGCGCCTGCCACCCGCCGAAGCGCTTTGCGCAATTGTTCGTCAGGGGGCAAGGACGGGTCCGGCGCAACCAGCAGGAGGTCGTGTTCGTCCACCCGCCGCAGGGCAGCCCGGATCAGCGTGGTCTTGTCGTCGTAGTAGTAGTTCACCAGGCCCAGAGCCACGCCTGCTTCGCGCGCCACGGCACGCATGCTCACCCCTGCAATGCCATGGCGGGACAACAGGTCCATCGCCGCCTCGAGGATGCGTGACTGCCTGTCCACCTGTTCGCCGGAGTTCACGGCATTCGTCCCCATCTGGCCAGACTATTGCCTAACCGGCCGGAAGCGCACTTTGCCGGACCCGGGCGGGCGCCCGGCTGAGCTGTATGCCGTCACGGCTGGGCGTGGTCCGCGCGCTCAAGCAGGCGGGACACCCCGTAGCCAATCACCAAGCCCCAGAATGCGGCGTGGATGTTGAAGAGGTTCATGCCGGAGATGGTCACCACGAACGTCACCAGCGAACCCAGGGTGAAGCTCGTGGCGAAGGCCGTGACGAAGGCCTGCTGAAGGGCGCGCAGCATCGCGATGCCGCCCAGCGCCAGGACGAACTCCTTGGGCGCGGCCAGCATCAGCCGGGTCAGGGTGGGGGCAAACGCGGCGAATACCAGGGCCAGCAGGCCGTACGCCACGGCAGCCGTGTATTGGCGCTGGCGCTTCCCGGACGACGTCAACAGGGCGTTGGTGGGACCCGTGACGCATGCCGAAACTGCGCCGAATCCGGCATTCAGTATTGAAAACGCGCCCGAGGCGATGGCGAAGGCATTCACCGGCGGCTGATGGCCGGCGGCGCGGAGGACGGCGATGCCCTGGCCGTTTTGGACGAACAGCACGGTGAGGGCCAGGGGAACCACCAGCTCGAGCTGGGCAGCCCATGTGAAATCAGGGGCGGTGAAAACCGGGGTGGCCAGGAGCGGTCCGCCGGGCGCAAGGTTGAACTGGCCGCTGGCCGCCACGGCGATGCAGCCTGCCACCAGGGTGCCCAGGACCGGCGGCAGGTACCTGCCAAGCCTGGGAACTGCGGTGAGGACCAGGAACGCGGCCACCATCGGAGCAGCCACCGCCGGGTTGTCCTGGGTGGAGGCAACGATGTCAGTGCCGAACTTCAGGAACACCGCGGCCACCATGGCCATCACGAGCGGCATGGGCACCAGCGCCATGGCTTTACGCACCACCCCGGTGGCGCCCAGGGCGAGGATCAGCACGCCGGAGGTGAAGAAGGCCCCGACGACTTCGGGGAAGGCCAGATGCTGAAGGGAAGGTCCCAGGAGCACCGTGCCGGGGATGGACCAGGCGAAGCCCAGGGGCTGCCGGTAAATGAGCGACATCAGCAGCGTGGCCGCCCCGCCGGAAAAGAGAATGCCAAAAACCCAGGACGACAGCTGGCCCTGGGTCAGGCCGCCGGCCGTCCCGACAGCCAGGGTGACGGCGATCGGTCCGGACGCCGCGAAAATGAGCCCGATGGCCCCGTTGGAGACATACGACAGGCCCAGGTCGCGAAGAATCCGGCGGGGGCCCGCGGGCCGGACCCCCGGGCGTTCCAGCAGGGGTTCCGGTGCCGGCGCCGGCGGGGCTGCCGGATCGTGGCGGGGACGGCTCATCGGGGCTCCTGGCTTGGGGAAACCCTGAGACGCTCCGAAGCATCAGCTCTGGAGCGCCTCCAAGGGTATCTCCCTGTTTGCGTGC
It encodes the following:
- a CDS encoding benzoate/H(+) symporter BenE family transporter is translated as MSRPRHDPAAPPAPAPEPLLERPGVRPAGPRRILRDLGLSYVSNGAIGLIFAASGPIAVTLAVGTAGGLTQGQLSSWVFGILFSGGAATLLMSLIYRQPLGFAWSIPGTVLLGPSLQHLAFPEVVGAFFTSGVLILALGATGVVRKAMALVPMPLVMAMVAAVFLKFGTDIVASTQDNPAVAAPMVAAFLVLTAVPRLGRYLPPVLGTLVAGCIAVAASGQFNLAPGGPLLATPVFTAPDFTWAAQLELVVPLALTVLFVQNGQGIAVLRAAGHQPPVNAFAIASGAFSILNAGFGAVSACVTGPTNALLTSSGKRQRQYTAAVAYGLLALVFAAFAPTLTRLMLAAPKEFVLALGGIAMLRALQQAFVTAFATSFTLGSLVTFVVTISGMNLFNIHAAFWGLVIGYGVSRLLERADHAQP
- a CDS encoding TetR/AcrR family transcriptional regulator produces the protein MGTNAVNSGEQVDRQSRILEAAMDLLSRHGIAGVSMRAVAREAGVALGLVNYYYDDKTTLIRAALRRVDEHDLLLVAPDPSLPPDEQLRKALRRVAGADLLTTRYLSLRLHLWALARADEDYAQINAAAFDRYLDGLATLVSNAIPELPWKACRDRAADIVVIQNGMWLTALLGVDRAATQRSIARTEEIAFAPVPDDTGTSPEPGLD